From Halanaeroarchaeum sulfurireducens, a single genomic window includes:
- a CDS encoding SDR family oxidoreductase, protein MDLQLDGNAALVTASSSGLGKASAKALAREGADVVINGRDEKRLAEARDEVAAVAAGEVVAQPADLTDAAAVEALVERTVEAFGGLDHLVTSAGGPPSGAFLDTDDDDWYAAFDLLVMSVVRLARAAEPHLREGEGTIVNITSRSVKEALDSLVLSNSVRMSVIGLEKTLSQEFAPEIRANAVLPGPHETARIRELVEAAVERGEVDSYEAGLDDWANNPLDRIGDPMELGDVVAFLSSPASGFVNGAAIPVDGGATGSNL, encoded by the coding sequence ATGGATCTCCAGCTCGACGGCAATGCGGCACTCGTTACGGCGTCGTCCAGCGGTCTTGGAAAGGCGTCCGCGAAGGCGCTCGCGCGCGAGGGCGCGGACGTCGTCATCAACGGACGGGACGAGAAACGACTGGCCGAGGCACGCGACGAGGTCGCGGCGGTGGCGGCCGGGGAGGTCGTCGCCCAGCCTGCGGACCTGACCGACGCGGCAGCGGTCGAGGCGCTCGTGGAACGAACGGTCGAGGCCTTCGGCGGTCTCGACCACCTGGTGACGAGCGCCGGTGGTCCGCCCTCGGGCGCCTTCCTCGACACGGACGACGACGACTGGTACGCGGCCTTCGACCTCCTGGTGATGAGCGTGGTCCGACTGGCACGCGCGGCCGAACCGCACCTCCGCGAGGGCGAGGGAACCATCGTCAACATCACCTCACGAAGCGTGAAGGAAGCCCTCGACAGCCTCGTACTCTCGAACTCCGTCCGGATGAGCGTCATCGGACTGGAGAAGACCCTCTCCCAGGAGTTCGCCCCGGAGATCCGCGCCAACGCGGTCCTCCCCGGCCCGCACGAGACCGCGCGCATTCGGGAACTGGTCGAAGCTGCCGTGGAGCGCGGTGAGGTCGACTCCTACGAAGCGGGTCTGGACGACTGGGCGAACAATCCCCTCGACCGCATCGGTGACCCGATGGAACTCGGCGACGTCGTTGCGTTCCTCTCCTCGCCGGCGTCCGGGTTCGTCAATGGGGCGGCTATCCCCGTGGACGGCGGCGCCACCGGCTCGAACCTCTGA
- a CDS encoding DUF6757 family protein, protein MQCHYCDRGADITVEKDGVQVALCEDHFREQLDSLADAEALEDLREQLDIERA, encoded by the coding sequence ATGCAGTGTCACTACTGCGACCGGGGCGCCGATATCACCGTCGAGAAGGATGGGGTGCAAGTGGCGCTCTGTGAGGACCACTTCAGGGAGCAACTCGACTCCCTGGCGGACGCCGAGGCCCTTGAGGACCTCCGGGAGCAGTTGGACATCGAGCGGGCCTGA
- a CDS encoding PHP domain-containing protein, translating to MVYADLHVHTDASDGTLSLSALPDAARRSGIGAVAVTDHDRLHPGLSAPVAERDGVEVVAGIELRVEASDQRVDLLGYAVDPTDALEAELDRLQRDRVNRGRTIIDCVEDRLGVSIDVDLDDGVGRPHVARAVVAHPDTPYDRIGDVFEDLIGESDPCFVARDVTDFETGAALLRESSALVSLAHPFRYPDPEGALALCDHLDAVEASYPYDEGRGDDGRPRPDSSLLSEAVEAYDLLETGGSDAHGTSLGAAGLTKSEYERVASRLPRP from the coding sequence ATGGTCTACGCCGACCTCCACGTCCACACCGACGCGTCGGACGGCACGCTCTCGCTCTCTGCGCTGCCCGACGCCGCCCGGCGGTCGGGGATCGGCGCCGTCGCCGTCACCGACCACGATCGCCTCCACCCGGGACTCTCCGCGCCGGTGGCGGAGCGCGACGGCGTCGAGGTCGTCGCCGGCATCGAGTTGCGCGTCGAGGCGTCGGACCAGCGGGTCGACTTGCTCGGATACGCCGTCGATCCGACCGACGCCCTCGAGGCCGAACTCGACCGCCTCCAGCGCGATCGGGTCAATCGTGGTCGGACGATCATCGACTGCGTCGAGGACAGGCTCGGGGTTTCGATCGACGTCGACCTCGACGATGGGGTCGGTCGACCCCACGTCGCTCGCGCGGTCGTCGCTCACCCGGATACCCCGTACGATCGCATCGGCGACGTCTTCGAGGACCTCATCGGCGAATCCGACCCGTGCTTCGTGGCCCGCGACGTCACGGACTTCGAGACCGGGGCAGCGCTGCTCCGGGAGTCGAGCGCCCTCGTGAGCCTCGCACACCCCTTCCGCTACCCCGATCCCGAGGGAGCGCTGGCGCTCTGTGACCATCTCGACGCGGTCGAGGCGTCCTATCCCTACGACGAGGGACGCGGCGACGACGGTCGACCCCGTCCGGATTCGTCCCTCCTCTCGGAGGCCGTCGAGGCCTACGATCTCCTCGAAACGGGTGGGAGCGATGCCCACGGAACCTCCCTCGGTGCTGCGGGGCTCACGAAATCCGAGTACGAGCGGGTCGCTTCCCGGCTGCCGCGTCCGTGA
- a CDS encoding DUF5789 family protein, with amino-acid sequence MTLQKTDDLLAEQSYPVTAEELAERCGEHELTLPNGAETLEAVIERCGEETFESAFDAQQSVYSALSSKAIGRKGYSDRDPTPMGVDGHEPLSF; translated from the coding sequence ATGACACTCCAAAAGACCGACGACCTGCTCGCCGAGCAGTCCTACCCGGTGACAGCCGAGGAACTGGCCGAACGGTGCGGGGAACACGAGCTGACGCTCCCGAACGGAGCGGAGACACTGGAAGCCGTTATCGAGCGGTGCGGCGAGGAGACCTTCGAATCCGCCTTCGACGCCCAGCAGTCGGTCTACTCCGCGTTGAGCAGCAAGGCCATCGGCCGGAAAGGATACAGCGACCGCGACCCCACCCCGATGGGTGTCGACGGGCACGAACCCCTCTCCTTCTGA